A region from the Dehalococcoidia bacterium genome encodes:
- a CDS encoding 3-oxoacyl-[acyl-carrier-protein] synthase III C-terminal domain-containing protein, whose protein sequence is MSTRYPIGYPIDQDFATFAGVRPSGMMGGILRLNAKTEVYDYGIVPMSDMEVRMVGIASYGAYVPILRLSRATIAGAVGGSPSLGERTVANFDEDSITMAVEASFDCLKGINKKEVDALYFASTTPPYAEKQCAALIAAVLDLDSSVMAADFVGSTRSGTIAMKAAMDSVKAGSARKVLVVAADCRAGVPGSDIEKYSGDGAAAVLIAEDGAVSIDTGFVMTDEFTFNWRKADDAFVRGWEERFIMNEGTATMKNAAAGIAKVSGVAIKDVTKAIIYGPNYRQMVAAAGAAGINAKTQLQGAAILDSIGNTGAAQVLMALTTVLEKAKAGESILMVNYGDGADAYLLKVNQAINPVPGRRGLSGFSGSKIMLGNYHNFLQLCNLVKGPDEGKLHSSLTALWRERKSVYACYGVKCKKCGDTQYPVQRVCGMCMAKDNFDLVCLAEKKGRLVTFTKEMGQDVGYPKVWSVVELEGGCRYFTVLTDVDPHPMTAESVDLPCEMTFRMFREAGGFFNYIWKCRPQRMAKEQDGKH, encoded by the coding sequence ATGTCCACAAGATATCCAATAGGATATCCTATTGATCAGGATTTCGCAACCTTTGCAGGGGTTCGCCCTTCAGGGATGATGGGGGGCATTCTTCGATTGAATGCCAAAACCGAGGTATATGATTACGGCATAGTGCCGATGAGTGACATGGAGGTAAGAATGGTTGGCATCGCTTCATATGGCGCATATGTGCCTATACTGAGACTCAGCCGGGCGACCATTGCCGGGGCAGTGGGAGGATCGCCCTCGCTCGGCGAGAGGACCGTGGCCAATTTCGATGAAGACAGCATCACCATGGCGGTGGAGGCATCGTTCGACTGTCTCAAGGGGATAAACAAAAAAGAGGTGGACGCTTTATACTTTGCCTCCACCACTCCCCCCTATGCGGAAAAGCAGTGCGCGGCGCTGATCGCGGCAGTACTTGATCTGGATAGCAGCGTGATGGCAGCAGATTTCGTTGGCTCAACCCGGTCTGGAACCATAGCGATGAAGGCGGCGATGGATTCTGTAAAGGCCGGCTCAGCAAGGAAGGTGCTGGTGGTTGCCGCCGATTGCCGCGCTGGCGTTCCCGGATCGGATATCGAAAAATACTCCGGGGATGGTGCGGCCGCAGTGTTGATCGCGGAGGACGGCGCTGTCAGTATCGACACCGGATTTGTGATGACGGATGAGTTCACCTTCAACTGGAGAAAAGCGGATGATGCCTTTGTTCGTGGCTGGGAAGAGCGCTTCATCATGAACGAAGGGACGGCCACGATGAAAAATGCCGCGGCTGGTATTGCAAAGGTCAGTGGTGTGGCAATCAAGGATGTCACCAAGGCTATCATCTATGGTCCGAATTACCGCCAGATGGTGGCAGCGGCTGGTGCTGCGGGAATCAATGCCAAGACCCAGCTTCAGGGTGCGGCCATTCTCGATTCCATCGGCAACACCGGCGCGGCGCAGGTCCTGATGGCGCTGACCACGGTGCTTGAAAAGGCCAAAGCGGGCGAATCGATCCTGATGGTCAACTACGGCGATGGCGCTGATGCTTACCTCCTCAAGGTCAATCAGGCTATAAACCCGGTTCCGGGCCGCAGAGGATTGAGCGGATTCAGTGGCTCCAAGATCATGCTGGGCAATTATCATAATTTCTTACAGCTCTGCAATCTGGTGAAAGGCCCCGATGAGGGAAAGCTGCACAGCTCTCTGACGGCTCTCTGGAGGGAAAGGAAATCGGTCTATGCCTGTTACGGGGTGAAGTGCAAGAAATGCGGCGACACCCAGTATCCGGTGCAGAGGGTCTGCGGCATGTGTATGGCCAAAGATAACTTCGATCTGGTCTGTCTGGCGGAAAAGAAAGGGCGGCTCGTCACCTTCACCAAGGAGATGGGACAGGATGTGGGGTATCCCAAAGTCTGGTCAGTTGTGGAGCTTGAAGGCGGATGTCGCTATTTCACCGTCTTGACGGATGTCGATCCCCATCCCATGACGGCAGAAAGCGTGGACCTGCCCTGTGAGATGACTTTTCGAATGTTCCGGGAGGCGGGCGGTTTCTTTAACTATATTTGGAAGTGCCGACCCCAGAGGATGGCAAAGGAGCAAGATGGAAAGCATTAG
- a CDS encoding acetyl-CoA acetyltransferase, whose protein sequence is MESIRDKTAIVGMGCCKFGENWDQGAVDMIVDAAYEAYQDAGIEATDVQAAWVGTNTSGKAGQCLAAALKFQGIPITRVENYCCTGMDAFRNAVFSVACGMYDTVLVVGYEKLKDLGTGGLVGQAGAEIAFRPAVMAPVGTPGSYFGMASIKYFQKYGATREHLAKIAVKNHHNGSLTPKAHFQKEITLEQALNAPMIAWPLGLFDCCGVTDGAAAAVITSKALAKKYRQDPVYVKGLGLSVDPIPHMWKPGHDYLHWPSSVLAGKEAYKHAGITNPFKELSVAELHDCFTITELLTYEDLGFCKPGEGKDYVDSGAFQKSGELPVNTDGGLKAFGHPVGATGLRMMYEIYKQIQGKAGPRQVKDAHMGLAHNLGGHPSVASVTILGR, encoded by the coding sequence ATGGAAAGCATTAGAGATAAGACCGCTATCGTGGGCATGGGGTGCTGCAAGTTCGGCGAGAACTGGGACCAGGGCGCCGTTGATATGATTGTGGATGCTGCCTATGAAGCCTATCAAGATGCCGGCATCGAGGCCACGGACGTTCAGGCGGCCTGGGTAGGAACCAATACCTCCGGCAAGGCCGGACAGTGCCTGGCGGCCGCTCTGAAATTCCAGGGGATTCCCATCACCCGCGTGGAGAACTATTGTTGCACCGGAATGGATGCCTTCCGCAATGCCGTATTTTCGGTAGCCTGCGGCATGTATGATACGGTGCTGGTGGTCGGCTATGAGAAACTGAAGGATTTGGGCACCGGCGGATTGGTGGGGCAGGCCGGAGCAGAGATTGCCTTCCGGCCCGCTGTGATGGCTCCGGTCGGAACCCCCGGTTCTTACTTCGGCATGGCCTCTATCAAATACTTCCAGAAATACGGCGCAACCCGCGAACACTTGGCCAAGATCGCGGTAAAGAACCATCACAACGGTTCACTAACGCCCAAAGCCCACTTCCAGAAGGAGATTACCCTGGAGCAGGCGTTGAATGCTCCGATGATTGCTTGGCCTCTGGGGCTTTTCGATTGCTGCGGCGTCACCGATGGTGCGGCGGCGGCAGTTATCACCTCCAAGGCGCTGGCCAAAAAGTATCGGCAGGACCCGGTTTACGTCAAAGGCCTGGGGCTTTCGGTGGACCCAATTCCCCACATGTGGAAACCGGGGCATGATTATCTCCACTGGCCATCCTCCGTTCTGGCCGGAAAAGAAGCTTATAAACACGCAGGCATCACCAATCCCTTTAAGGAATTGAGCGTGGCGGAGCTTCATGACTGCTTCACCATCACTGAGCTTTTGACCTACGAGGATCTCGGTTTCTGCAAGCCCGGCGAGGGCAAGGATTATGTGGATAGCGGCGCTTTCCAGAAGTCCGGGGAATTGCCGGTCAACACCGATGGCGGGCTGAAGGCATTCGGGCATCCGGTAGGTGCTACCGGACTGCGCATGATGTACGAAATCTACAAGCAGATTCAGGGCAAGGCCGGACCGCGCCAGGTGAAAGATGCTCACATGGGGCTCGCTCATAATCTGGGCGGACATCCTTCTGTGGCCAGTGTCACCATCCTGGGCAGATAA